In Cololabis saira isolate AMF1-May2022 chromosome 10, fColSai1.1, whole genome shotgun sequence, a single window of DNA contains:
- the LOC133453128 gene encoding caspase-8-like: MSARDTLRDKKIDIQNTLVGDYPLILNKVLVKKLITPRDYNNLKRIPNVTVEGHVIELVDKIYNRGESCCRNFLDLLQRDDDIKSAFPELELKRMRTSSPLPAPVPVSGPTDGEDRLHDQGDVYRLQSRPVGLCVILNNENFTDLLSARAGTGRDAQSLAEVFSWLGFRVLMCRDQTRDQMDDTLTWLASLDVRVQPPRIQEWHHGSFAGLQQDVRHGDAFICCVLSHGSKGVVVGVDGESLSIKEVTRRFRASKQSALTNKPKVFIIQACQGPGIQRGVLRSGLEADDAGSLSTPEEADVLVAMATVEDHAAMRHITQGSWFIQSVCRQLKECCPRREDLTNILYRVNNDVSQKEGRKERPGQVKQMPEVRFTLRKRLVLSPPHP; encoded by the exons ATGTCGGCCAGAGACACTCTGAGGGACAAGAAAATAGACATTCAGAATACTTTAGTTGGAGACTACCCGTTAATCCTCAACAAAGTTTTGGTGAAGAAACTGATCACCCCGCGGGATTACAATAATCTGAAAAGAATCCCAAATGTAACCGTGGAGGGACACGTTATTGAGCTTGTGGACAAAATCTACAACAGAGGAGAATCGTGTTGCAGGAACTTCCTGGACCTGCTGCAGAGAGACGACGACATCAAGAGCGCCTTCCCGGAGCTGGAGCTGAAGCGCATGCGCACCAGCTCGCCGCTACCCGCACCTGTCCCGGTCTCTGGTCCCACAG ATGGTGAAGACCGACTGCATGACCAG GGGGATGTTTATCGGCTGCAGAGCCGGCCCGTCGGCCTCTGTGTGATCCTGAACAACGAGAACTTCACTGACCTCCTCTCAGCCAGAGCAGGAACAGGCCGAGATGCTC AGAGTCTGGCAGAGGTGTTCAGCTGGCTGGGATTCAGAGTCCTGATGTGCAGGGATCAGACCAGGGACCAGATGGATGACACTCTGACCTGGTTGGCCTCTCTGGATGTCCGAGTTCAGCCTCCGCGGATTCAGGAGTGGCACCACGGCAGCTTCGCTGGCCTCCAGCAGGACGTGAGGCACGGCGATGCCTTCATCTGCTGCGTCCTGAGTCATGGGAGTAAAGGTGTAGTTGTGGGGGTCGACGGGGAGTCCCTCTCCATCAAAGAAGTTACCAGAAGGTTCAGGGCCAGTAAGCAGTCGGCCCTGACCAACAAGCCCAAGGTGTTCATCATCCAGGCCTGCCAAGGACCTGGGATACAGAGAGGGGTTTTACGGAGCGGTCTGGAGGCGGATGATGCTGGTTCTCTGTCCACCCCTGAAGAGGCAGATGTCCTGGTTGCCATGGCCACCGTGGAAGATCATGCAGCAATGAGACACATAACACAAGGGAGCTGGTTCATCCAGTCAGTGTGTCGGCAGCTGAAGGAGTGTTGTCCAAG GAGGGAGGACCTCACCAACATCCTCTACCGTGTGAATAATGACGTGAGCCAGAAGGAGGGCAGGAAGGAAAGACCCGGCCAGGTGAAGCAGATGCCCGAAGTGAGGTTCACCCTGAGGAAGAGGCTTGTGCTGTCCCCCCCTCACCCCTGA